One segment of Micromonospora parathelypteridis DNA contains the following:
- a CDS encoding FadR/GntR family transcriptional regulator translates to MAQYARRGIHGQTVEAIARRILTGEIAAGATLNIVALQEEFDVSLTALREALKVLSAKGIVDARQKRGTFVRPRADWNLLDGDVIRWQFAEGTDQRLLDQLHEVRAIIEPAAARLAATRATEEDVAALDRALAEMAEAIGDPAAAVAADLAFHRALLTATHNELLERMEVVMETGLAERDRLVHGGAAHDDPVPSHRAVVDALRERDETAAETAMRELLDKAVRDVAKVRGQRGS, encoded by the coding sequence TTGGCACAGTACGCACGCCGCGGCATCCATGGGCAGACCGTCGAGGCGATCGCCCGTCGCATCCTCACCGGTGAGATCGCCGCCGGCGCGACCCTGAACATCGTCGCGTTGCAGGAGGAGTTCGACGTCAGCCTGACGGCGCTACGCGAGGCGCTGAAGGTCCTCTCGGCCAAGGGCATCGTCGACGCCCGGCAGAAACGCGGCACCTTCGTCCGGCCCCGCGCCGACTGGAACCTGCTCGACGGTGACGTGATCCGCTGGCAGTTCGCCGAGGGCACCGACCAGCGGCTGCTCGACCAACTGCACGAGGTACGCGCCATCATCGAGCCGGCCGCCGCACGGCTGGCCGCCACCCGTGCGACCGAGGAAGACGTGGCCGCCCTCGACCGGGCGCTGGCCGAGATGGCCGAGGCCATCGGTGATCCGGCCGCCGCCGTCGCCGCCGACCTCGCCTTCCACCGCGCGCTCCTCACCGCCACGCACAACGAGTTGTTGGAGCGGATGGAGGTCGTGATGGAGACCGGGCTCGCCGAACGGGACCGGCTGGTGCACGGTGGCGCCGCGCACGACGACCCGGTGCCCAGCCACCGTGCGGTCGTCGACGCGCTGCGCGAGCGGGACGAGACGGCGGCCGAGACCGCTATGCGCGAGTTGCTGGACAAGGCCGTCCGGGACGTCGCGAAGGTACGGGGACAGAGGGGCAGTTAG